The proteins below are encoded in one region of Chryseobacterium wanjuense:
- a CDS encoding GlcG/HbpS family heme-binding protein, translated as MEINLNESRQVVQQARAKAIQLNVNVNIAILDTAGHMKSFERMDDAFLGSMDIAIKKAKTASLFRTSSENVGEYLKPEAGTYGMTATNDGLVGFAGGLPILKNNEIIGYIGVSGGAVSEDLQIATAGAEILNQTQIQ; from the coding sequence ATGGAAATCAATCTCAACGAATCTAGACAGGTTGTACAACAGGCAAGAGCCAAAGCCATACAACTGAATGTAAATGTGAACATTGCAATTCTTGACACTGCAGGACACATGAAAAGTTTTGAAAGAATGGACGACGCTTTTTTAGGATCAATGGACATCGCCATCAAGAAAGCAAAAACAGCAAGCCTTTTCAGAACAAGCAGCGAAAACGTAGGTGAATATCTGAAACCAGAAGCCGGAACCTACGGGATGACAGCCACCAACGACGGATTAGTAGGTTTTGCAGGCGGACTTCCTATCCTTAAAAACAATGAAATCATAGGATATATCGGCGTTTCGGGAGGAGCTGTTTCAGAAGACCTTCAGATCGCAACAGCCGGAGCGGAAATTTTAAATCAAACTCAAATTCAATAA
- a CDS encoding helix-turn-helix domain-containing protein has translation MKTSLDLKEIDLLREFPELTPIYREAHDSKQIKVFNREIVDCRNYLSANRRDFYKILMITGGDGIFTLGLNKYIIDKPTMIFIHPNDIISWQKTSGESAGYYLLFKKDFINKHPMLRATIERLALFNDKSKSIICVGENDLPGFIRLWESMYNEQENQLGDEAIQAYIQLMMIDSARMSNFPAPENTGEEYDHIHRFFGLLEEEVSNINYEKPIKLRTAQEFADSLKLHPNYLNRILKKRTGQNVSKHIKGRLLDECKALLLQTSWTLEQISYAVGFSDQPNFNFFFKKNTGFTPNAFRKGILE, from the coding sequence ATGAAAACAAGTTTAGATCTTAAAGAAATTGACCTTCTTCGCGAGTTTCCGGAACTTACGCCGATCTATAGAGAAGCGCATGATTCTAAACAGATTAAAGTTTTTAATCGTGAAATTGTAGATTGTAGAAATTATCTTTCCGCCAACAGAAGGGATTTTTATAAAATTCTGATGATTACAGGAGGTGACGGAATTTTTACTTTAGGTTTAAATAAATACATCATTGATAAACCGACCATGATTTTCATTCATCCCAACGATATTATTTCGTGGCAGAAAACTTCGGGAGAATCGGCGGGGTATTATTTATTGTTTAAAAAAGATTTTATCAACAAACATCCGATGCTGAGGGCTACGATAGAAAGGCTGGCTTTATTTAATGATAAATCTAAAAGTATAATTTGTGTTGGAGAAAATGATTTGCCAGGTTTCATCAGGCTTTGGGAAAGCATGTACAACGAACAGGAAAATCAATTGGGAGACGAGGCGATTCAGGCATATATTCAGCTGATGATGATCGACAGCGCAAGAATGTCAAACTTTCCGGCTCCTGAAAATACGGGGGAAGAATATGATCATATTCATCGTTTTTTTGGACTATTGGAAGAGGAGGTTTCGAATATTAATTATGAAAAACCCATCAAATTGAGAACAGCGCAGGAATTTGCGGATTCTTTGAAACTTCATCCGAATTATTTAAACAGAATTTTAAAGAAACGAACTGGTCAAAACGTGAGCAAACACATCAAAGGCAGACTTTTGGATGAATGTAAAGCACTTTTGCTACAGACATCCTGGACGTTGGAACAGATCAGCTATGCGGTAGGTTTTTCCGACCAGCCGAATTTTAATTTTTTCTTTAAAAAGAATACGGGCTTTACTCCGAATGCTTTTAGGAAGGGGATTTTGGAGTGA
- a CDS encoding AI-2E family transporter codes for MNFIRLPFLVKLTLVVISIIGIVYILALGESILAPFFLAFLMAMLFLPAATFMERKLRFTRSMSTITSVMIMLVILTGLVYFFGSQLSDFSKDVPHLRVQFTQVFNELQNWVSETFHVKIDEQLDYLDQGLDKLLSSTGVILGFTFGIFSTGLGFIVFFILFFIFILNYRRILNNFIVTVFNEKHKASVQEVVNEVRIMTKKYIFGLCLQVVIVSILTSIVLTILGVKYAILLGILTGLLNVIPYLGICIALLISCFIAFATTTPSTCIYVIIGYIAVHIVDGNIILPFVVGSKVKINALFSFIGIVIGEHLWGIAGMFLCIPAIAIIKIVFERVEGLKPWGKLLGEEEKPHKKKKKYKISKNITLEEMD; via the coding sequence ATGAATTTTATTCGATTGCCTTTTCTTGTTAAACTCACCCTGGTAGTCATATCGATTATTGGGATTGTTTATATACTGGCATTAGGAGAAAGTATTTTGGCGCCTTTCTTTCTGGCTTTTTTAATGGCCATGCTTTTTTTACCGGCTGCCACTTTTATGGAAAGAAAACTAAGATTTACAAGATCCATGTCTACCATAACTTCCGTGATGATCATGTTGGTGATCTTAACAGGATTGGTCTATTTCTTTGGCTCGCAGCTGTCGGATTTCAGTAAAGATGTTCCGCATTTGCGGGTGCAGTTTACACAGGTTTTTAATGAACTTCAGAACTGGGTTTCGGAAACTTTTCATGTGAAGATCGATGAACAGCTGGATTATCTCGATCAGGGTCTGGATAAACTTCTGTCTTCTACAGGAGTGATTTTAGGCTTTACTTTCGGGATATTTTCTACGGGGCTTGGTTTTATCGTATTCTTTATTCTGTTTTTTATTTTCATCTTAAATTACAGAAGGATTTTAAATAATTTCATCGTAACGGTTTTTAACGAAAAACATAAAGCAAGCGTTCAGGAAGTGGTAAACGAAGTAAGAATCATGACGAAAAAATATATCTTCGGACTTTGTTTGCAGGTTGTTATCGTCTCGATCTTAACATCAATTGTCCTGACCATTTTAGGCGTAAAATACGCTATTCTTTTGGGTATTTTGACAGGTTTATTAAACGTCATTCCTTATTTGGGAATTTGTATTGCACTTTTAATTTCATGTTTTATCGCTTTTGCGACGACAACTCCATCGACCTGTATTTATGTGATCATCGGCTACATTGCAGTTCATATTGTTGACGGGAATATCATTCTGCCTTTTGTGGTAGGTTCAAAAGTGAAAATCAACGCCTTATTTTCCTTCATCGGAATTGTTATCGGGGAACATCTTTGGGGCATTGCAGGAATGTTTTTGTGTATTCCGGCGATCGCAATCATTAAAATTGTTTTTGAAAGAGTGGAAGGTTTAAAACCCTGGGGAAAACTACTCGGCGAAGAGGAAAAACCTCACAAAAAGAAAAAGAAATACAAAATTTCAAAGAATATTACTTTAGAGGAAATGGATTAA
- a CDS encoding SDR family oxidoreductase — translation MEIKTILITGAGTGFGKGAAIGMAKNGHNIIATVHVSSQVTPLREEVAALGLSDKIRVERLDLTDQYDIKQALKWDFDILWNNAGMGEAGPVWEIPVDIVRKNYEVNVFLPLILTQGVVQKWVREGKKGKVVFTSSMGGLFTPANWGTYVSTKHALEAFAEAMQQELAAYGIKVQTINPGAYYTGYNETMADNPFRWLDDEVNFTKRADLRKGFDDFFATPEGKMDPQEMIDRMIEIVPADEGKFRNVVPKVIEDMLKDHQLKAWENTI, via the coding sequence ATGGAAATTAAAACAATTTTAATCACAGGAGCAGGTACAGGATTCGGAAAAGGAGCAGCTATCGGAATGGCAAAAAACGGACACAACATCATCGCAACCGTACACGTTTCATCACAGGTAACACCCCTTCGCGAAGAAGTTGCAGCCTTAGGTTTATCAGATAAAATAAGAGTAGAACGTCTGGATCTTACCGATCAGTACGACATCAAACAAGCGTTAAAATGGGATTTTGATATCCTTTGGAACAACGCAGGAATGGGAGAAGCAGGACCTGTTTGGGAAATCCCGGTGGATATTGTCAGAAAAAATTATGAAGTGAATGTTTTCTTACCATTAATTCTTACCCAAGGCGTAGTTCAAAAATGGGTAAGAGAAGGCAAAAAAGGAAAAGTAGTGTTCACATCCTCAATGGGCGGATTGTTCACCCCTGCAAACTGGGGAACTTACGTATCTACAAAACATGCATTGGAAGCCTTTGCAGAAGCGATGCAGCAGGAACTTGCCGCATACGGAATCAAAGTACAGACCATCAATCCGGGAGCTTATTATACAGGATATAATGAAACGATGGCAGACAACCCGTTCCGTTGGCTGGATGATGAAGTAAACTTTACCAAAAGAGCTGATCTTCGTAAAGGTTTTGATGATTTCTTTGCTACACCTGAAGGAAAAATGGATCCTCAGGAAATGATCGACCGTATGATTGAAATCGTTCCTGCCGATGAAGGAAAATTCAGAAATGTAGTTCCAAAAGTGATTGAAGATATGTTGAAAGATCATCAATTAAAAGCCTGGGAAAACACAATTTAA
- a CDS encoding nuclear transport factor 2 family protein: protein MKTLLTLFAMIIFSTTEAQHYTQEELSNKEIITKAFQEWHNGNGNFFDLLNDDMHWEITGSTPYSKIYTSKQEFLDEVIIPLNKKLKVKIKPTVRNIFADNDMVIALWDGEATALDDKPYRSSYAWFMKMKNGKITNVVAFLDV, encoded by the coding sequence ATGAAAACCTTATTAACACTCTTTGCTATGATTATTTTCTCTACAACAGAAGCTCAGCATTATACTCAGGAAGAACTTTCCAATAAAGAAATCATCACAAAAGCCTTTCAGGAATGGCACAACGGAAACGGAAACTTTTTTGATCTTTTGAATGACGACATGCATTGGGAAATTACAGGTTCTACTCCTTACTCCAAAATTTATACCTCAAAACAGGAGTTTCTGGATGAAGTGATTATTCCTTTAAACAAAAAACTAAAGGTGAAAATAAAACCAACCGTCCGAAATATTTTTGCGGATAATGATATGGTGATTGCCCTTTGGGACGGAGAAGCCACAGCGCTGGATGACAAGCCTTACCGCTCTTCTTACGCCTGGTTTATGAAAATGAAAAACGGGAAAATCACAAATGTGGTAGCATTTCTCGACGTATAG